One genomic segment of Nerophis lumbriciformis linkage group LG20, RoL_Nlum_v2.1, whole genome shotgun sequence includes these proteins:
- the mrpl41 gene encoding large ribosomal subunit protein mL41 codes for MGVLSTLLRGFIRGADRMSEFTSKRGSRTHNKGRGSRPSGVNLPSRKFVSIRAMIPDLVVPQLEGFPLKAYVSYRCPPGSESALTPQSLFADVAAPQIQRDWNEGTFDKEKLDKYGFEATQEGKLFKLYPKNYVR; via the coding sequence ATGGGCGTCTTGTCCACCCTGCTCAGGGGTTTTATCCGAGGAGCGGACAGGATGTCGGAGTTCACCAGCAAGCGAGGGTCCAGGACTCACAACAAAGGCCGAGGGTCGAGACCGTCTGGAGTGAATCTTCCCAGCAGGAAGTTTGTGTCCATCAGAGCCATGATTCCAGACCTGGTGGTTCCTCAGCTGGAGGGCTTCCCGCTCAAAGCCTACGTCTCGTATCGCTGCCCCCCAGGAAGCGAGTCGGCGCTGACCCCGCAAAGTCTTTTTGCTGACGTGGCGGCTCCTCAGATCCAGCGGGACTGGAATGAAGGAACTTTTGACAAAGAGAAGCTGGATAAATACGGATTTGAAGCCACGCAAGAAGGGAAGCTGTTCAAACTGTATCCCAAGAACTATGTGCGTTAA